One Gadus morhua chromosome 1, gadMor3.0, whole genome shotgun sequence DNA segment encodes these proteins:
- the LOC115536564 gene encoding transmembrane protease serine 12 isoform X1: protein MDCRAFLKILCVIIIFAKVSSHAGCGKRSLVARPGGSRIVGGREAPIGAWPWLVSIQIKARHLCGGTILNSLWVLTATHCFRNYPTASHRYFKVVAGLDVLSTPGEHSQSRSVHRLRVHERFSVATFDNDVALVRLASPWTFDDYVQPVCTPNNLTHELGLNLSLCFVTGWGSVSYNGVGVDRLQEAEVEIIHTSRCNQADWYNGVISDNMICAGSEAGAVDTCQGDSGGPLQCYSEDEDSFYVAGVTSFGEKCGLPHRPGVYAQTSRFSTWLERTQADASSAPPRRLATAASITLLGTILMLV, encoded by the exons ATGGATTGTAGGGCATTTCTGAAGATCCTTTGTGTGATCATTATATTTGCTAAAGTTTCATCGCACG CAGGCTGTGGGAAGCGGAGCCTGGTTGCCCGGCCGGGTGGATCGCGCATCGTTGGGGGTCGGGAGGCCCCCATTGGGGCCTGGCCCTGGCTGGTGAGCATCCAGATCAAGGCGAGGCACCTCTGTGGGGGAACGATCCTCAACAGTCTCTGGGTGCTCACAGCAACTCACTGCTTCAGAAATTACCC CACTGCCAGCCACAGATACTTCAAGGTGGTGGCCGGATTAGACGTGCTCTCCACGCCGGGAGAACACTCTCAGAGCCGGTCCGTGCACAGACTGAGAGTGCACGAGCGTTTCAGCGTGGCGACGTTCGACAACGACGTGGCCCTGGTGCGTCTGGCCTCTCCTTGGACCTTTGACGACTACGTGCAGCCCGTCTGCACCCCCAACAACCTGACCCACGAGCTGGGGCTCAACCTCAGCCTCTGCTTCGTCACGGGGTGGGGGAGCGTGTCGTATAATG GTGTGGGCGTGGACAGACTGCAAGAGGCGGAGGTGGAGATCATCCACACCTCAAGGTGTAACCAGGCGGATTGGTACAACGGTGTCATCTCAGACAACATGATCTGTGCCGGGTCAGAGGCAGGGGCTGTGGATACGTGTCAG GGGGACAGCGGTGGGCCTCTGCAGTGCTACAGTGAAGACGAGGACAGCTTCTACGTGGCCGGGGTGACCAGCTTCGGGGAGAAGTGTGGCCTGCCTCACCGACCAGGGGTGTACGCCCAGACCAGCAGGTTCAGCACCTGGCTGGAGAGAACCCAGGCAGACGCCTCTTCTGCGCCGCCACGTCGCCTAGCAACAGCTGCCTCCATCACACTCCTCGGCACGATTTTGATGCTAGTCTGA
- the LOC115536564 gene encoding transmembrane protease serine 12 isoform X2, with product MDCRAFLKILCVIIIFAKVSSHGCGKRSLVARPGGSRIVGGREAPIGAWPWLVSIQIKARHLCGGTILNSLWVLTATHCFRNYPTASHRYFKVVAGLDVLSTPGEHSQSRSVHRLRVHERFSVATFDNDVALVRLASPWTFDDYVQPVCTPNNLTHELGLNLSLCFVTGWGSVSYNGVGVDRLQEAEVEIIHTSRCNQADWYNGVISDNMICAGSEAGAVDTCQGDSGGPLQCYSEDEDSFYVAGVTSFGEKCGLPHRPGVYAQTSRFSTWLERTQADASSAPPRRLATAASITLLGTILMLV from the exons ATGGATTGTAGGGCATTTCTGAAGATCCTTTGTGTGATCATTATATTTGCTAAAGTTTCATCGCACG GCTGTGGGAAGCGGAGCCTGGTTGCCCGGCCGGGTGGATCGCGCATCGTTGGGGGTCGGGAGGCCCCCATTGGGGCCTGGCCCTGGCTGGTGAGCATCCAGATCAAGGCGAGGCACCTCTGTGGGGGAACGATCCTCAACAGTCTCTGGGTGCTCACAGCAACTCACTGCTTCAGAAATTACCC CACTGCCAGCCACAGATACTTCAAGGTGGTGGCCGGATTAGACGTGCTCTCCACGCCGGGAGAACACTCTCAGAGCCGGTCCGTGCACAGACTGAGAGTGCACGAGCGTTTCAGCGTGGCGACGTTCGACAACGACGTGGCCCTGGTGCGTCTGGCCTCTCCTTGGACCTTTGACGACTACGTGCAGCCCGTCTGCACCCCCAACAACCTGACCCACGAGCTGGGGCTCAACCTCAGCCTCTGCTTCGTCACGGGGTGGGGGAGCGTGTCGTATAATG GTGTGGGCGTGGACAGACTGCAAGAGGCGGAGGTGGAGATCATCCACACCTCAAGGTGTAACCAGGCGGATTGGTACAACGGTGTCATCTCAGACAACATGATCTGTGCCGGGTCAGAGGCAGGGGCTGTGGATACGTGTCAG GGGGACAGCGGTGGGCCTCTGCAGTGCTACAGTGAAGACGAGGACAGCTTCTACGTGGCCGGGGTGACCAGCTTCGGGGAGAAGTGTGGCCTGCCTCACCGACCAGGGGTGTACGCCCAGACCAGCAGGTTCAGCACCTGGCTGGAGAGAACCCAGGCAGACGCCTCTTCTGCGCCGCCACGTCGCCTAGCAACAGCTGCCTCCATCACACTCCTCGGCACGATTTTGATGCTAGTCTGA